In Bacteroidota bacterium, the following proteins share a genomic window:
- a CDS encoding AsmA-like C-terminal region-containing protein → MKKILKISAIVIAALLVILIVTPFLFKGKITDSVKKELNSSLNAKVDFGKLTISMFRGFPDLYVSLDDLSVEGIGDFKGDTLVSFKSFSAKVDIMSVIRGESINVKSVILDHPNIFAKVLKNGKVNWDIVKPDSVKKKEAKPSPPMKFHVKLQKVKIIDGNLTYSDDTLNVLANLKDLNFQLKGDMTQDFTSLDLKTDVKAVNVSYGGIHYIKDLVFRFMASIDADMKKSEYTLKDNEIDINDLVMSLIGSVKMPGDDMNIDLKFNTKQADFKSVLSLVPAVYMNDFKSVKTEGKFKIGAWVKGTYNSKKKSMPSAGLALVVNNAMFKYPSLPKSANNINVDLKVLYDGVIPDKTTVDLNKFHVEMAGNPVDMAMHVATPISDPQIKGNVKGHLDLQSIADVIPLEKTKIKGIIDANLDMAGRMSSITKKRYEEFKALGNLSLRNFTYTSESLPQGALISKAVMVFSSQFVNLTAFDAKVGKSDFHLNGKIENFIQYIFKNEVLKGKFAFSSNLIDVNEFMSGNKKASTSESATSSSTAEQTPMTVLEVPKNVDFRLSTNIKKVVYDKLDVSNIKGTILVNDSKATMENVKMNLLQGAMSMSGSYSTKEVKKPLVDFVLGISDFDIPSTFEAFNTVKKLAPIAKNCKGKVSMNLTFASALDQHMNPVYSTTEGKGVLKSKSVEVGNTATFNKIADALKNDKLRRFALNNLNLSFEIKNGRVYIKPFDTKIGANNINISGDQGIDQTMNYVMKMTLPMSELGGAANHLLGNLTAAAASKGLNIKSVNKININLHVGGTTSKPEVKLMMGGGTSESGKEMVKDQAKQLINAKKQELMGKASAEAEKLIKNAEAQAEQIRNAAQKVADQIKKQAEDKASLLEKQASGQPKFLQTTTKKAADKIRAEGDKKANQTVTEANTKADAIIQKAKDEAAKLK, encoded by the coding sequence ATGAAAAAAATCCTTAAAATTAGTGCTATAGTTATTGCTGCACTTCTGGTCATATTGATCGTTACTCCCTTTTTGTTTAAAGGGAAAATAACGGATTCAGTAAAAAAAGAACTTAATAGCAGCCTGAATGCAAAAGTTGATTTTGGTAAATTAACCATTTCCATGTTTAGAGGTTTTCCGGACCTCTATGTTTCCTTAGATGATCTTTCGGTTGAAGGCATAGGGGATTTTAAAGGAGATACGCTGGTGTCTTTTAAATCATTCAGTGCCAAAGTCGACATCATGAGCGTGATCAGGGGTGAGAGTATTAATGTGAAGTCTGTTATCCTTGATCATCCTAACATATTTGCAAAAGTTTTGAAGAATGGGAAGGTAAACTGGGATATCGTCAAGCCGGATTCCGTCAAAAAGAAAGAAGCTAAACCTTCTCCTCCTATGAAATTTCATGTTAAACTTCAGAAAGTAAAAATAATTGATGGTAATCTCACTTATAGTGATGATACCCTGAATGTTTTAGCTAACCTGAAAGATCTTAATTTTCAGCTGAAAGGTGATATGACCCAGGATTTTACTTCTTTAGATTTAAAAACAGATGTTAAAGCTGTTAATGTCAGTTACGGTGGAATTCATTATATAAAGGATTTGGTATTTCGGTTCATGGCCTCTATTGATGCTGACATGAAGAAGTCTGAATATACTTTAAAAGATAATGAAATAGATATCAATGACCTGGTGATGTCGCTTATAGGAAGTGTTAAGATGCCCGGTGATGATATGAATATTGATTTGAAATTCAATACCAAACAAGCTGATTTCAAGTCTGTTTTATCGCTTGTCCCTGCGGTATATATGAATGATTTTAAATCTGTCAAGACTGAGGGTAAATTTAAGATTGGTGCCTGGGTAAAAGGTACATATAACAGTAAAAAGAAATCCATGCCTTCTGCAGGCCTGGCATTGGTCGTAAATAATGCCATGTTTAAATATCCTTCCCTGCCCAAGAGTGCCAATAACATCAATGTTGATCTGAAAGTTTTATACGACGGGGTGATTCCGGATAAAACCACTGTGGATTTAAACAAATTTCATGTAGAGATGGCAGGAAATCCTGTCGATATGGCGATGCATGTGGCTACCCCAATCAGCGATCCTCAAATTAAGGGAAATGTCAAAGGACATTTAGATTTACAGAGCATTGCTGATGTCATTCCGTTGGAAAAGACTAAAATCAAAGGTATTATTGATGCCAATCTCGATATGGCCGGGCGGATGTCGAGTATCACAAAGAAAAGATATGAAGAATTCAAGGCCTTGGGTAATTTGAGTTTGAGGAACTTCACTTATACTTCAGAATCTCTTCCTCAAGGTGCGCTTATTTCCAAAGCTGTTATGGTATTTTCTTCCCAATTTGTCAATCTTACTGCTTTTGATGCAAAAGTGGGTAAAAGTGATTTCCATCTGAACGGCAAAATCGAAAATTTCATTCAATATATATTTAAAAATGAGGTGCTTAAGGGAAAATTTGCTTTTTCTTCCAACCTGATTGATGTCAATGAATTTATGAGCGGGAATAAGAAGGCTTCAACCTCCGAAAGTGCCACATCTTCTTCAACCGCTGAACAGACTCCTATGACCGTATTGGAAGTCCCTAAAAATGTAGATTTCAGATTATCGACCAATATCAAAAAAGTAGTTTACGATAAACTCGATGTAAGCAATATTAAAGGTACTATTTTGGTCAACGATAGCAAAGCCACCATGGAAAATGTCAAGATGAATCTCTTGCAGGGCGCAATGTCAATGAGCGGTTCATACAGTACCAAGGAAGTTAAGAAACCTTTGGTCGATTTTGTTTTGGGCATAAGCGATTTTGATATACCCTCTACCTTTGAAGCCTTTAATACTGTTAAAAAACTGGCTCCCATTGCTAAGAATTGCAAAGGGAAGGTGTCCATGAACCTGACTTTTGCCTCTGCACTCGACCAACACATGAATCCGGTTTACAGTACAACAGAAGGGAAAGGCGTTTTGAAGTCGAAGAGTGTTGAAGTTGGCAATACCGCTACTTTTAATAAAATTGCAGACGCGCTGAAAAATGACAAGCTGCGCCGTTTTGCACTGAATAACCTGAATCTGAGCTTTGAAATCAAGAACGGAAGGGTTTATATTAAACCTTTCGATACTAAGATTGGAGCCAATAATATCAATATAAGCGGTGATCAGGGCATTGATCAGACCATGAACTACGTGATGAAGATGACTCTTCCTATGTCTGAATTAGGCGGAGCTGCCAATCATTTGCTTGGGAATCTCACAGCCGCTGCTGCTTCAAAAGGATTGAATATTAAATCGGTTAATAAAATCAATATTAACCTGCATGTTGGTGGAACGACCAGCAAACCTGAAGTGAAGTTGATGATGGGCGGAGGTACTTCCGAAAGCGGAAAAGAAATGGTCAAAGATCAGGCCAAACAACTTATTAATGCCAAGAAACAGGAGTTAATGGGTAAAGCCAGTGCAGAGGCTGAAAAATTAATTAAAAATGCAGAAGCCCAGGCTGAGCAGATTCGCAACGCTGCGCAGAAAGTAGCCGACCAGATTAAAAAACAGGCTGAGGATAAAGCTAGTTTGCTTGAAAAGCAGGCCTCCGGCCAACCAAAGTTTTTACAGACAACTACCAAAAAGGCTGCCGATAAAATCAGGGCAGAAGGCGATAAGAAAGCGAACCAGACAGTAACTGAAGCAAATACCAAGGCCGATGCAATAATCCAAAAAGCTAAGGATGAGGCGGCCAAATTAAAATAA